The sequence ACCCGATGAGCACACCTGCCGTACGCCCGCTCCTCCGTCGGCTTGCGCTGCGCCTCGCCGCCACCGTGACCGTCGTGATCTGCCTCTTCCCCGTGTACTGGATGATCTCCACGGCCTTCAAGCCGTCCAAGGACATCCAGTCCGCCGACCCGCGGCTCGTCCCGCACACCTGGACCCTCGACCACTTCCGGCGGGCCGTGGAGGCCGACGGGTTCGCGCTGTTCTGGCGCAACAGCATCCTGGTGACGCTGGGGGCCGTCCTGCTGGCGCTGGTGGTGGCGCTGGGCGCGGCGTACGCCGTGGCGCGGCTGCGGTGGCGGGGCCGGCGGCAGTTCATGCTGATGATCTTCATCGCACAGATGGCGCCCTGGGAGTCGCTGATCATCCCGGTCTACATCATCTCCCGGGACACGAACATGCTCGACCGGCTGCCGACGCTGACCCTCGTCTACTTCATGATCACGCTGCCGTT is a genomic window of Streptomyces sp. YPW6 containing:
- a CDS encoding carbohydrate ABC transporter permease yields the protein MSTPAVRPLLRRLALRLAATVTVVICLFPVYWMISTAFKPSKDIQSADPRLVPHTWTLDHFRRAVEADGFALFWRNSILVTLGAVLLALVVALGAAYAVARLRWRGRRQFMLMIFIAQMAPWESLIIPVYIISRDTNMLDRLPTLTLVYFMITLPFTVVVLRGFIGTIPPELEEAAQVDGCTRTGAFRRVAMPLLAPGLMATSLFGFITAWNEFAYANFLIIKQQDNRTLPVWLSSFQNTFGTDWGATMAASTLFALPALVIFLLLQRHVTSGFAAGAVKG